In the Anaerostipes caccae L1-92 genome, AGTTCATATCGGCATCTGAGAGGAACGCTAATGCGTCCGGTCCTAAGCCTGTGATGGTTGACTGATATTTCATAGGTTCGTCTTTACCCTCCATTTTTGCTTCTATACTTCTTAGTACATTCCAATACTGAATGCGAATGCAATCAAGACTGCCAAAGGTCCGGTTACGATTCTTGAGAATAATACGGCCGGAACACCCATCTCAATGGTCTCTGGCTCTGATTCTCCAAGACTCAGTCCAACTGGTACGAAGTCGGCACCAACCTGTGCATCGATAGCAAACAGTGCAGGCAGTGCATACTGCGGCGGAATGTTTCCAAGGGCAAACTGTGCTCCCAAAAGAGTTCCGACTACCTGTGCGATAACGGCTCCAGGTCCAAGGATCGGGGATAAGAACGGCAGGGCACACACGAAGGAGATACCGAGCATTCCGGGTAAGGTACTGCACAGTGGGGAAATCGTCTTTGCGATGACATTTCCTAATCCGCTGGCACTGATGATACCTAAAAGGGTACTCGTAAATGCCATGAACGGCAGCACGTTTTTAATGATCATCTCGATGGTCTCACGGCCGGCCTGGAAAAACTTGCTGACGACGTTTCCAACGCCTTTTCCGATCTTAACGATGATTCCTTCTTTTTTGCCGCTGTTTGCAGCTGCGATTTCTTCTTTCGCCTGGTCTTTGCTTTTCGGTTCATCTGCTGCAGCCGGTTTGGTCGAAGCTGCATCTCCTTTATAATCAGATTCAAAGATATTTTTTTCTGTCACTGCGGATACATAGATCTCCGGAGTGATAAACTGTGCGAGCGGTCCTGCCTGCCCTACCGGCATCAGATTGACGGTAAAGATTCCTTTCTTCGGGTAAACGCCGCATCTTGCGGTTCCTCCGCAGTCCACTACGGCGACCAGCACTTCCTCGTCCGGCGCTGTTGTCTTAAATCCGTCTAACGCTTCTCCGCCGGTCATATCTGCGATCTTCTGAGCCACCGGGTGAATTCCTCCGCCGGTTACACTTAAGATCTTGTGGCATTTTACCGTTGCGGTGATTGTTAATGGTCCGCCCCATCCGCCGTCTCCGGCCTTAATCGTAATTGTTTTATACATACTGGATCCCCCTTTCTGTTACTTGCTTGCTTTTCCGGTCATTCTGAAGTAGATCTGCTCTGTCAGCAGTCCACGGATCAGGATAACGATTACACCGACGATAAAGTATCTCACCGCAAGTCCTCCGATAGACAGGCCAAGCTTCGTGATACCGGCTGAGATACCGGTGTATACGAACAGTTCACCGGGGTTCGCATGTGGGAAAAGTCCGGTAACAGGATGTACAAAACTTACACAGGAGTCATAATAAGCAGGTTTGTATTTTTCTTCTACGAAACGTCCGAAGGTATAGCACATCGGGTTTCCTAAGAACAGCACCGCGATGATCGGGAGCAGCGTATAGCGGAGTACTGCAAATCTGGTCAGCTTCTGCGCGAAGCGTTCCACCCTCTCTTCTCCGATCAGCTTGATCACTGAGTTAACAGCTGTCATCAGGCAGACAACCAATGGAATGATTCCGGTAACCCATCCCATAAATGTGGTGCCGCCCTCCTGGAATAGCTTAATAAATCCGTTGGCAGCGTTAGATATAATTTCCATATCTTTTCCTCCTTCTTACTAAAAGTTGATTTGATCTATATATAGAAGAAACTAGCAGATGAATTTTGAAGAAAAGGAAAACCGATTATTGTTTCCGGGCCCTTAGAAACTTGCATAAGTTTTACTCTCTTCAGCCGTTCTATATATCTTGTTTCAGATTACAAGGTATTTCCCTGAAATCTCATATCCAAAGCTTCTAAAGCTCTGATATATCCTTTGTAATATTTCCGTCTCTTTTTCTCAAAGTTTCTGACTTCGTCAAGGTACTCATAAATACTCGTTCCGACGAGTTCCTTTCCCAGAAACTCAGAGATTGGTTTGAACTTTGTCAGGAAGCTTAATCCTTCCATGATCTCCCCGCCGGTGATCACTCCGTTCTGGTCACAGGCGATCATCACAATGTTTCCTGAAAGCAGCCTCCCTTTCTTCTGGCCGATTCCGACATTCCCAAGCTTATGTACCCTCCTTACCGCTCTGCGGTAATCCTTCACCTGAAAATATCCCCCGACAGCCTGAACAACAAACAATACGAAAATCACTAATAAAAAAACCGAAATACCATTCATACAGTTTGGCTCCTTTCATTTAACGTTCCGTGGTGTATTCTTCATCTTTTGTTTTGTCTCATCCTCTCCAGTTACATATGTGCTTATTAATTACTTTTGTTAACTTCATTATAATCACTTTACATATGTTCGTCAATACTAAAATATATTTTTTCACAAAAACCTTGAAAACCCTGAATAAATGGCTTATAATCCTCTTATCATATAGTTACATATGTGCCTTAATAAATTCATGATCGAGAGGTTACCCTATGAAGAAGAAAGAAAATCCAGATAATATGCTGGACAAGATCGTTCTGGTTGCAACTCTGTATTATAAGAACAAGCTGTCCCAGCAGGAAATTGCAAAAAAATTAAGTATCTCAAGGCCCTGGGTCTCCAAGCTTTTGTCCAGGGCAGAAGACCTTGGCATCGTAAAGATAGAAATCAATTCCCCTGTAACCGGAAACAGCCAGCTTGAGGAAGCACTAAAAGAAAAATACGGCTTAAGTTATGCAGGCGTCATCAGCACAAAAGATCAAAACAGAGATTATGTAGCACAGGCTGCCGCGGATTACTTCATCTCACAGCTGAAGCCAAAGGACATTGTTGGTGTGGGCTGGGGAAATGCCGTGTCCCGTTTTATTAAAGAACTGCATCCCATCAGCTTTCCGGATGTACAGACTGTCCCTCTGGCCGGAAGCTTCGGTGAATCCTTCGAGGCGCTTCCCACCTATAACACTCTCCAGCTGGCAAATACCATCGGCGGAACCGCAAAAATGCTTCACATTCCTGCCTTTTGTTCTTCCAAAGAAGAATATGAAACCCTGATCTCCAATGAACACACACGGCAGATCCTTAATTTGGGTGAACATGCGGATATTCTCCTCATGGGTCTGGGAAGTTTTGAATCAACGATTCTCACCTGCTACAACATTTTGAATGATCAGGAGATCGCGGAACTGAAAGCTGCACACGCCATCGGTGATGTGGCCCTTCAGTTCCTCACCAGAGAAGGTGAAACTGTAGAAACTGAGGCAACAAAACATCTAATCAAAGCAGATATCTTTAAGGCTGCCAAAAATGCACGGGTTTCCATCGGTGTAGCCGACGGACTCCACAAAGTACAGATCATTGATGTAGCCTTGAATTTAAAGCTCGTCAATTCGTTTTTTACAGACGAAGAGACGGCTTTGGCGCTGGTTTAAGCACAAAAGGAGCCTTACAGCAAGGCTCCTTTTTAATTTTGTACTGATTATAAAACGTTTCTTCCGTACATAGCGTCCTGCTCTTTTCTCAGCTGGTAGATCAGAGTAGACTTATCTAATTCCACATCATCGTATGTCAAGAGTTCACCCTTCTTCACGTCTCTCTTCATCACTGCCTTGTTTGTTACAAGTCCGAACGGTACATATCCCTTCGCATCAGATTCTTTTGCTTCCGCGATAGATCCGTGTGTTGTGAATCCTCCGATTCCGTCGATGGTCTGGCCTGCTTTCAGGTCGATCTTCGCTCTTGTAATACACTCAGATACTAATCCGTCGATCGGTACACAGGTCACTTCTCCGTCGATGACTGCTTTTGCTACCGTAAGCGGTGTCTCCAAGTTACATAAGTGGTATGGACGGTATAAGGTCCAAAGCGGTCCAGGTCCCATGCTGTGGTATGCCATCTGGTATGCGATCTCTTCGTTCGGTGTGGATACGGTTACGAATACTCCAGGAGCAACTCCGTTTACATACTCTACAACACCATGTTTGTTTAAGATTCCGCCGTCTTTCTTAAGCTTCAGGATATCATTTAATTCTTTGATTCCTTCGGTTCCCGGTGAAGTCTGTGGTCCGTGTCCTCCGATCACATCCGGTACTAATCCTGTGTAGTTAGACATGGCTGTCATCTCTACCATCGTCTTTGTTCCGTCTTTGAATGCGCAGAGCATCTTTGGACTCATGACTCTTCTGGTTGCTTCTTCTAATACAGTATCCGGGTTGCAGTCATAGTCCAGTTTGTTGTTCTTTCCTTTACCCATGACTTCGACGTTCATTCCCATAGCTTTTGCAAAGCTGTAAAGTTCCATAACAGCTCCGGGCTCATCTCCTGCGGATCCTGTATAGATGACACCTTCTTTTGCTGCCAGTTTCTTTAAGTATGGCCCGATTACGACATCAGTCTCAACGTTCAGCATAACCACATGCTTTTTGTTCTTCATGGCGTCAGTAGCGACTTTTGCTCCTACATCCGGCACACCGGTTGCGTCGATGGCACACTCTACCAGGTTTGCCTGAGATACGAAGTTTGCATCTTCACAGGCAACATATTTTCCTGCTTCCATTGCTGCGTTGGCATCTGCGAGAGTTTTTGCAATCGCTATGTCGTCTTCTTTTACACCCGCATATTTGAATGCATTGACTGCATTTTCAACTTTGATATCAGATACGATAGCCGGCATCATGCCATTCATCAATACCATCTGGGTTACCATTCCGCGCCCCATCTGGCCGGCTCCTACGATACCGGTTTTAATGATCTGTCCGTCTTCTTGTCTCTTAATCAGTTTTTTGTCCATATTTAACATAACAACTATCTCCTTTTTTAATTAACAGATTTCAATTGTTCCGCCGGCCTGAAGGTCTGCCTCTGTAAGTTTATTTCCTTCCAGCATGATGCATCCCGGGCGTTCCGCCTCACTGCCCCCTTTAAAACTCAGAGTACAGTGTCCTAACTCTGCCAAAGTGTGAGGAGCTTCACTGCCCACGGCGCTGATCTTAAACTCTTTGCCGCAAATCGTCATAGTGTCTCCGACTTCCGGCACAGCCCTTAATTCAGCCTTCGTATGAAGGACAGAAAGTTCTGCCAGTTCAGGCGGTGCATCTTCGTTAAAAATGATAATAAAGTTCATATCTTCATCGGCCAGGAACGCCAGAGCATCCGGTCCCAGACCTGTGATGGTTGACTGGTATTTCATATGTTTCTTTTTACCTCCGTTTTTAGTACATTCCGATACTGAAGGCGAATGCGATCAATACGGCTAAAGGTCCGGTTACGATTCTTGAGAATAATACGGCCGGAACACCCATTTCGATGGTCTCTGGCTCTGATTCTCCAAGGCTTAATCCTACCGGTACGAAGTCGGCACCAACCTGTGCATCGATAGCAAACAGTGCTGGCAGTGCATACTGCGGCGGGATGTTTCCAAGGGCAAACTGTGCTCCCAAAAGAGTTCCGACTACCTGTGCGATAACGGCTCCAGGTCCAAGGATCGGAGACAAGAACGGCAGGGCACACACAAAGGAGATACCAAGCATTCCCGGCAAGGTACTACATAATGGAGAGATCGTCTTTGCGATGATATTTCCTAATCCGCTGGCACTGATGATACCCAAAAGGGTACTCGTAAATGCCATGAACGGCAGCACGTTTTTGATGATCATCTCGATGGTCTCACGGCCGGCCTGGAAGAACTTGCTGACAACGTTTCCAACGCCTTTTCCGATCTTAACGATGATTCCTTCTTTTTTGCCGCTGTTTGCAGCTGCAATCTCTTCTTTCGCCTGGTCTTTGGATTTTGGTCCGTCCTCTGCGGCTGCCGGTTTGGCTGTTTCCGTTACACCTTTATAGTCAGATTCCACGATACATTTTTCTGTCACTGCGGACACGTAAATCTCCGGAGTGATAAACTGTGCGAGCGGTCCTGCCTGCCCTACTGGCATCAGATTGACGGTAAAGATCCCTTTCTTCGGGTAAACGCCGCATCTTGCGGTTCCCCCGCAGTCCACTACGGCGACCAGCACTTCCTCGTCCGGCGCTGTTGTCTTAAATCCGTCTAACGCTTCTCCGCCAGTCATATCTGCGATCTTCTGAGCTACCGGGTGGATTCCTCCGCCGGTTACACTTAAGATCTTGTGGCATTTTTCTGTTGCAGTGATTGTCAGGGGTCCTCCCCAACCGCCGTCTCCGGCTTTGATCGTAATTGTCTTATACATACTCTTTCCTCCTCCCACAGATTATTTGTTTGTTTTTCCTGTCATTCTTAAGTAGATCTGCTCTGTCAGCAGTCCACGGATCAGAATAACGATCACACCGACGATAAAGTATCTCACGGCAAGTCCTCCGATGGACAGGCCAAGCTTCGTGATACCGGCTGAGATACCGGTGTATACAAACAGTTCGCCGGGGTTTGCATGTGGGAAAAGTCCGGTAACAGGATGTACAAAACTTACACAGGAGTCATAATAAGCAGGTTTGTATTTCTCGTCTACGAAACGTCCGAAGGTATAGCACATCGGGTTTCCTAAGAACAGCACCGCGATGATCGGAAGCAGTGTATAGCGAAGTACTGCAAATCTGGTCAGCTTCTGTGCGAAGCGTTCCACCCTCTCTTCTCCGATCAGCTTGATCACTGAGTTAACGGCTGTCATCAGGCAGACAACCAGTGGGATGATTCCGGTAACCCATCCCATAAATGTGGTACCGCCCTCCTGGAATAACTTTATAAATCCATTGGCAGCGTTAGATATGATTTCCATATTTTCTCCTCCTTCTTAATTGAAATATATCAATTTATCCTATATATATAAAATATTTACAGACAAAATTCCCAAAAAAGAAAAACCAATCTAAAACATGCTTTTGGGCCCTCAAAACAAGTTCAGTCAGTCTTCTTTTTGCAGTCTTGTCAGTCTATATATATATTCCAAAGCAATGCTAAAGGGTCGTCCCCTGAAGCCTCATATCCAAAGCTTCCAGCGCCCGGATATATCCTTTGTAATATTTTCTTTTTTTCTTATCCATTCCCCGGAATACATCCAGGTGTTCATAAATACTCGTTCCCACCATCTCCTTGTCAAGAATCTTGGTGATCGGTTTAAACTTGGTAAGGAAACTCAGTCCCTCCATGATTTCCCCTCCGGTGATGATACCGCTGCTGTCACACGCGATCATCACAATATTTCCCGAAAGAAATCTTCCCTTCTTCTGGCCGATCCCGACGTTTCCAAGCTGATGAACTCTCCTCACCGCTCTGCGGTAATCCTTAACCTGAAAGTATCCCCCTACAGCCTGCACAACAAACAATACAAAGATAACTAATAAAAATACCGAAATTCCCTGCATCTTTAAATGTACCCCTTTCTCATAACAGCTTTTCAGCGCACTCGTTATTTGTGATCAGCATATTGACATACCCTCCGCGGATGGCTCCCTTCACGGCTTCCGCCCGGTTGGCGCCGCCTGCAATGGCAATACGGTTTCTGA is a window encoding:
- a CDS encoding PTS glucitol/sorbitol transporter subunit IIC, producing MEIISNAANGFIKLFQEGGTTFMGWVTGIIPLVVCLMTAVNSVIKLIGEERVERFAQKLTRFAVLRYTLLPIIAVLFLGNPMCYTFGRFVDEKYKPAYYDSCVSFVHPVTGLFPHANPGELFVYTGISAGITKLGLSIGGLAVRYFIVGVIVILIRGLLTEQIYLRMTGKTNK
- a CDS encoding transcriptional regulator GutM, with product MNGISVFLLVIFVLFVVQAVGGYFQVKDYRRAVRRVHKLGNVGIGQKKGRLLSGNIVMIACDQNGVITGGEIMEGLSFLTKFKPISEFLGKELVGTSIYEYLDEVRNFEKKRRKYYKGYIRALEALDMRFQGNTL
- a CDS encoding PTS glucitol/sorbitol transporter subunit IIC gives rise to the protein MEIISNAANGFIKLFQEGGTTFMGWVTGIIPLVVCLMTAVNSVIKLIGEERVERFAQKLTRFAVLRYTLLPIIAVLFLGNPMCYTFGRFVEEKYKPAYYDSCVSFVHPVTGLFPHANPGELFVYTGISAGITKLGLSIGGLAVRYFIVGVIVILIRGLLTEQIYFRMTGKASK
- a CDS encoding sugar-binding transcriptional regulator; translated protein: MKKKENPDNMLDKIVLVATLYYKNKLSQQEIAKKLSISRPWVSKLLSRAEDLGIVKIEINSPVTGNSQLEEALKEKYGLSYAGVISTKDQNRDYVAQAAADYFISQLKPKDIVGVGWGNAVSRFIKELHPISFPDVQTVPLAGSFGESFEALPTYNTLQLANTIGGTAKMLHIPAFCSSKEEYETLISNEHTRQILNLGEHADILLMGLGSFESTILTCYNILNDQEIAELKAAHAIGDVALQFLTREGETVETEATKHLIKADIFKAAKNARVSIGVADGLHKVQIIDVALNLKLVNSFFTDEETALALV
- a CDS encoding NAD(P)H-dependent oxidoreductase, with translation MLNMDKKLIKRQEDGQIIKTGIVGAGQMGRGMVTQMVLMNGMMPAIVSDIKVENAVNAFKYAGVKEDDIAIAKTLADANAAMEAGKYVACEDANFVSQANLVECAIDATGVPDVGAKVATDAMKNKKHVVMLNVETDVVIGPYLKKLAAKEGVIYTGSAGDEPGAVMELYSFAKAMGMNVEVMGKGKNNKLDYDCNPDTVLEEATRRVMSPKMLCAFKDGTKTMVEMTAMSNYTGLVPDVIGGHGPQTSPGTEGIKELNDILKLKKDGGILNKHGVVEYVNGVAPGVFVTVSTPNEEIAYQMAYHSMGPGPLWTLYRPYHLCNLETPLTVAKAVIDGEVTCVPIDGLVSECITRAKIDLKAGQTIDGIGGFTTHGSIAEAKESDAKGYVPFGLVTNKAVMKRDVKKGELLTYDDVELDKSTLIYQLRKEQDAMYGRNVL
- a CDS encoding transcriptional regulator GutM, which codes for MQGISVFLLVIFVLFVVQAVGGYFQVKDYRRAVRRVHQLGNVGIGQKKGRFLSGNIVMIACDSSGIITGGEIMEGLSFLTKFKPITKILDKEMVGTSIYEHLDVFRGMDKKKRKYYKGYIRALEALDMRLQGTTL
- a CDS encoding PTS glucitol/sorbitol transporter subunit IIB, encoding MYKTITIKAGDGGWGGPLTITATVKCHKILSVTGGGIHPVAQKIADMTGGEALDGFKTTAPDEEVLVAVVDCGGTARCGVYPKKGIFTVNLMPVGQAGPLAQFITPEIYVSAVTEKNIFESDYKGDAASTKPAAADEPKSKDQAKEEIAAANSGKKEGIIVKIGKGVGNVVSKFFQAGRETIEMIIKNVLPFMAFTSTLLGIISASGLGNVIAKTISPLCSTLPGMLGISFVCALPFLSPILGPGAVIAQVVGTLLGAQFALGNIPPQYALPALFAIDAQVGADFVPVGLSLGESEPETIEMGVPAVLFSRIVTGPLAVLIAFAFSIGMY
- a CDS encoding PTS glucitol/sorbitol transporter subunit IIB, coding for MYKTITIKAGDGGWGGPLTITATEKCHKILSVTGGGIHPVAQKIADMTGGEALDGFKTTAPDEEVLVAVVDCGGTARCGVYPKKGIFTVNLMPVGQAGPLAQFITPEIYVSAVTEKCIVESDYKGVTETAKPAAAEDGPKSKDQAKEEIAAANSGKKEGIIVKIGKGVGNVVSKFFQAGRETIEMIIKNVLPFMAFTSTLLGIISASGLGNIIAKTISPLCSTLPGMLGISFVCALPFLSPILGPGAVIAQVVGTLLGAQFALGNIPPQYALPALFAIDAQVGADFVPVGLSLGESEPETIEMGVPAVLFSRIVTGPLAVLIAFAFSIGMY
- a CDS encoding PTS glucitol/sorbitol transporter subunit IIA, with the protein product MKYQSTITGLGPDALAFLADEDMNFIIIFNEDAPPELAELSVLHTKAELRAVPEVGDTMTICGKEFKISAVGSEAPHTLAELGHCTLSFKGGSEAERPGCIMLEGNKLTEADLQAGGTIEIC